In Penicillium psychrofluorescens genome assembly, chromosome: 5, a single window of DNA contains:
- a CDS encoding uncharacterized protein (ID:PFLUO_007730-T1.cds;~source:funannotate), which translates to MASTINSMPAANSASGNAANPAAQNSGRPSLRPSASTKGSDGRRQSGSPADGGTRRSNSHKAWTQGTNPITQRASYASSNGNMAHQRQTGSPRSGQKESNTPDSHAHDRLVFLFASFIGLNTTITTKTGDKFTGIFSSSTLETSDSSFLLKMVQRASQENQAKANGVSEVTSPYLGTGPDHSMAFDIKDVADIAVPNVVPAEVSAKEPNGASAGFKTDADISGNLAMRERTLKRWEPAEHEVDMSLESTTTSGWDQFETNERLFGAKSNYDEHLYTTRIDRSDPAFKQRQAEAARIAREIEGTDVDNVHMREERGLVAPDTGDQDEEDKYSGVRREDKIFPPLLSGQPNKYTPPGRRGPGGPPAAARQPTPSKEAVPEQKQPQAAQGVKASADADQKSAKRAVPENATANVEAEVLDHFRQFANSEKLKMQERRRNQASYDRTIKLNELMKFSKNFKLSTPVPKDLVPILAKDPHKQEVIIQRAQQSLDDTPTPKANAVASEQKPQARGPTGTMPPAAPSDRQTFSRGRQGNLPTGPLAGPGGRFPQQAIQPGRPGTGMLGHRLQDNLQQRKGAGMGPVPTPLPIQDARGPPTGPASDQPKVTSPVKAQTPTSAAASKFNVRAMEFKPNPAASTFTPGGAPSASAAGSAASPRPFSRNRSVSRATTPSAFFGARKPQPISERPSIDDQFNPVKRMKKESAEQSDKPYTFNGGIPPPYKTLPTWDVSEGKEETTYDQMFKQPVGASSVSPQGRSASNNPHMPQQHQMPFQYQQQNPGMPPSSGPPNGPHHLHPQGPHGSGPSHMDDHHRMQLSASSSQVFPSPRIQQGYPSPMAPHAQLAFGQPMPQFYGGPQPNHMRQYQGVPQFMNPQAPMGAPMMVQQPSNGPYMGVPQNMSPYNPQMQMYSPSPGHAYPQHAPPPQPPSGYPSPSRGAPMMMHQNSQSGQPPQPMMFMPPGQQQGHMPPGRGGYPQQQPHYSSSPHQSHHYPPNQHRTPSNNFNQMPQMPPQMSNTPAPSGTGSHSAEAGDEGK; encoded by the exons ATGGCTTCCACCATCAACTCCATGCCTGCTGCAAACAGCGCGTCGGGCAATGCCGCCAATCCTGCGGCACAGAACTCGGGTCGTCCGTCGCTGagacccagcgccagcaccaaggGGTCTGACGGTCGACGACAATCAGGTAGCCCTGCGGACGGTGGAACTAG GCGCAGCAACTCCCACAAGGCTTGGACCCAAGGGACCAACCCCATTACCCAGCGTGCTTCATACGCATCGTCGAACGGAAACATGGCCCACCAGAGGCAGACGGGTTCCCCTCGATCGGGCCAGAAGGAATCGAACACCCCGGACAGCCATGCTCATGACCGTCTTGTCTTCCTCTTTGCTAGCTTTATC GGTCTGAATACCACTATTACCACCAAGACAGGAGACAAATTTACcggcatcttctcctcttcgactcTCGAGACCAGCGATTCTTCTTTCCTGCTGAAGATGGTTCAGCGCGCCTCCCAAGAGAATCAAGCCAAAGCCAACGGTGTGAGCGAAGTCACAAGTCCATACCTGGGAACCGGGCCCGACCACAGCATGGCATTTGATATCAAGGATGTTGCGGACATCGCCGTGCCCAATGTGGTCCCGGCAGAGGTTTCGGCAAAGGAACCAAACG GCGCGTCGGCTGGGTTCAAGACCGATGCTGATATCTCTGGGAACCTGGCGATGCGAGAGCGAACTTTGAAGCGCTGGGAGCCCGCTGAGCACGAGGTCGATATGTCACTCGAGAGCACCACAACGTCGGGCTGGGACCAATTCGAGACAAACGAGAGACTGTTTGGGGCCAAGTCCAACTACGACGAGCACCTGTACACGACTCGCATTGACCGCTCGGATCCGGCCTTCAAGCAGAGGCAGGCTGAGGCGGCTCGCATTGCTCGCGAGATTGAAGGTACTGATGTAGACAATGTCCATATGCGCGAGGAGCGAGGTTTGGTGGCGCCAGACACCGGCgatcaagatgaagaggacAAATACAGCGGTGTTCGTCGGGAAGACAAGATTTTCCCGCCTCTTCTCTCCGGCCAACCTAACAAATACACCCCTCCTGGGCGCCGAGGACCTGGTGGCCCGCCTGCAGCCGCCAGACAACCTACGCCTTCCAAGGAGGCCGTGCCGGAACAGAAGCAACCCCAGGCGGCACAAGGTGTCAAGGCCTCCGCTGATGCTGACCAGAAGTCTGCCAAGCGGGCCGTGCCTGAGAATGCCACTGCTAATGTCGAGGCTGAGGTATTGGACCACTTCCGTCAGTTTGCGAACAGTGAGAAGTTGAAGATGCAGGAGCGCCGTCGCAACCAAGCATCATATGATCGGACGATCAAGCTGAATGAGTTGATGAAGTTCTCAAAGAACTTTAAGCTTTCTACTCCAGTGCCGAAGGACTTGGTGCCGATCCTGGCGAAGGACCCCCACAAACAAGAGGTGATCATTCAACGCGCTCAACAGTCACTTGATGACACACCCACACCGAAAGCTAACGCTGTTGCTTCTGAACAAAAGCCACAGGCTCGTGGTCCCACTGGCACAATGCCTCCTGCGGCACCTTCCGATCGTCAAACCTTTTCGCGCGGCCGTCAGGGCAACCTCCCCACAGGTCCGCTTGCTGGCCCGGGAGGACGATTCCCACAGCAAGCGATCCAGCCTGGCCGCCCTGGCACAGGTATGCTTGGCCACCGCCTGCAGGACAATCTCCAACAACGAAAGGGGGCCGGTATGGGCCCTGTTCCCACTCCTCTGCCCATTCAGGATGCTCGTGGTCCTCCCACTGGCCCAGCCAGCGACCAACCCAAGGTAACGAGCCCGGTGAAGGCTCAGACCCCGACTTCTGCCGCGGCGTCCAAGTTCAACGTTCGCGCTATGGAATTCAAACCCAATCCCGCTGCGAGTACTTTCACACCTGGTGGCGCCCCCTCTGCCAGCGCTGCTGGTTCTGCGGCTAGCCCCCGACCATTCTCGCGCAACCGGTCTGTATCTCGTGCTACCACCCCGTCTGCCTTCTTTGGTGCGAGGAAGCCGCAGCCTATTTCGGAGCGGCCGTCCATTGATGATCAGTTCAATCCCGTCAAGCGCATGAAGAAAGAGAGTGCTGAGCAGTCTGACAAGCCTTATACATTCAATGGCGGAATCCCACCGCCTTATAAAACCCTTCCCACCTGGGATGTTTCcgagggcaaggaggagacAACCTATGATCAGATGTTTAAGCAGCCAGTCGGCGCTTCTTCGGTCTCGCCACAGGGTCGATCCGCATCCAACAACCCTCATATGCCGCAGCAACACCAGATGCCATTCCAGTACCAGCAACAAAACCCGGGAAtgcctccttcttctggcccTCCCAATGGCccgcatcatctccatcctcagGGCCCTCACGGCTCTGGTCCCTCTCACATGGATGATCACCACCGCATGCAGTTGTCTGCATCGTCTTCGCAAGTCTTCCCTTCTCCACGGATACAGCAAGGCTACCCTTCTCCCATGGCTCCTCACGCTCAGCTAGCTTTCGGGCAGCCGATGCCGCAATTCTATGGCGGACCTCAGCCCAACCACATGAGACAATATCAAGGTGTGCCCCAGTTCATGAATCCACAGGCCCCTATGGGGGCACCTATGATGGTCCAGCAACCTTCCAATGGTCCGTACATGGGCGTCCCGCAGAACATGTCTCCGTACAACCCCCAGATGCAAATGTACTCGCCTTCGCCAGGCCATGCCTACCCACAGCATGCTCCCCCTCCTCAGCCGCCTAGCGGCTATCCAAGCCCCAGCCGCGGTGCTCCCATGATGATGCATCAGAACTCGCAATCGGGACAACCCCCGCAGCCCATGATGTTCATGCCACCTGGTCAGCAGCAAGGACACA TGCCGCCCGGTCGCGGCGGTTatccacagcagcagcctcatTACTCCTCAAGCCCGCACCAGTCTCATCATTACCCTCCCAACCAGCATCGGACGCCAAGCAACAATTTCAATCAGATGCCGCAAATGCCTCCGCAGATGTCCAATACCCCTGCACCTTCGGGGACGGGCTCTCATTCCGCTGAGGCTGGAGACGAAGGGAAATGA
- a CDS encoding uncharacterized protein (ID:PFLUO_007731-T1.cds;~source:funannotate), with the protein MQSPSGSRSQRHYPGDPPQSPPPQYPLSGSDPTMASQSGRSSSASARPGSSKNAPDKQISQIEKSVTHLLVATKQLLETLTQWSRKQASENDVSDVYVRLGYEFNLACRAFNAISVDTSDLGPVPDLLRTILEDTLSQDASPQSLDRYLPRIRDIIVNLLQGLKKKQARLRSRQQREEGRPVPGRHASAGNLDGQPSMGQLYDETAASVMPPAAAQSPRRSAKRYGSSGSLDDQQAMSRASPVPSPAPVSADGGRGSFSEREASRRETQQLLTQSSPMDIVDAALTPRGAVATPNTPAGFPAPPPQPKQDDALGALQRSGELERRASRRFSAYQIQKHLGPSTNGVPVLPTQNSPIPNRGRDVRESLNAVRLRGSYAHTRQQSSIASKSGAAQAAASIPDPVVEEQSKTATEPPSVTQQEASAAQELSGDQSTASEKDSSEDTTVETPQLGFPQPPAAPAPLGDAESGKPKAPVVEAVPEPETPKPDRLELSTKISTPPPVSQFVAEQPSPGKELTLFLQYKSKIKKYVIPEGAAELTIGRLQLAFIEKFAWNTHNNGADLPEIYVQDPISGIRHELEDLSDVKDRSVLVLNVDTLDEVKKHFDDGFGSVRLLFEGVKEALAGQGTVIQRVSDRQLEAAKEMARLSVAPPVSVTAPPALGDRRTAPIAGSGSQVAELQSLRRDLAVLRQTYSNFTSDITSSMSSVRAKASKVKNSAEEAAIPTFEGDAGRARVNTGKKELAKESERLVARVDDLQDLVEDLRKDVVTRGVRPLPRQLEGVSRDVSNVMKEIKKMQDFLSREKPIWTKIWEKELQMVCEERDQLTMQEDLAADLQDDLEKAAQTFALVEQATKEQAQSNVNGGAGTPAARSASRTLGIDPTIDPMKAKDGVLGEVRALQPNHESRVEAIERAEKARKKELENRRIGLFQKELGNFVQEGKLKKSGGVEEAERLRKAKDDRIRKEVWERQQGINAKMEAAEAAAQAEQKSEGQEEGTSSGEAETASEGSPGRKNEASPSSDQPE; encoded by the exons ATGCAGTCGCCGTCGGGCTCGAGGTCTCAGCGACACTACCCTGGGGATCCTCCTCAGAGCCCTCCCCCCCAGTACCCGCTGTCGGGCAGCGACCCTACGATGGCCTCCCAGTCTGGCCGcagctcatcggcctcggccCGACCAGGGTCCAGCAAGAATGCA CCCGATAAACAGATCTCCCAAATCGAAAAGAGCGTAACCCATCTCTTGGTAGCCACGAAACAACTCCTGGAGACTCTGACGCAATGGTCTCGGAAACAAGCGTCGGAGAACGACGTGTCCGATGTATATGTGCGTCTGGGGTATGAATTCAACCTGGCCTGTCGGGCCTTCAATGCTATCAGCGTCGATACCTCGGATCTGGGCCCCGTGCCAGACCTCCTACGGACGATCCTGGAAGACACCCTCAGCCAAGATGCATCGCCGCAGAGCCTCGATCGTTACCTCCCCCGGATTCGCGACATAATTGTCAATCTACTGCAAgggttgaagaagaaacagGCACGGCTACGGTCACGACAACAGCGCGAGGAGGGCAGACCCGTGCCGGGACGACACGCCAGTGCCGGAAACTTGGACGGGCAACCCAGCATGGGACAACTGTACGATGAAACAGCCGCCTCCGTTATGCCGCCTGCGGCTGCGCAGTCACCAAGACGGTCGGCTAAGCGATATGGCAGTAGTGGATCTTTGGACGACCAGCAGGCTATGTCTCGAGCTTCACCCGTGCCTTCACCAGCGCCCGTATCAGCCGatggtgggagagggagcTTTTCTGAACGGGAGGCATCGCGGCGGGAGACCCAACAACTGCTCACACAAAGCTCTCCGATGGACATTGTTGACGCGGCTCTTACTCCTCGCGGCGCGGTGGCTACTCCCAATACACCCGCAGGCTTCCCGGCGCCTCCCCCACAGCCGAAACAGGACGATGCCCTTGGTGCTTTACAAAGAAGTGGAGAGCTGGAGCGACGTGCGTCTCGTCGCTTCTCTGCATATCAAATCCAGAAGCACCTGGGTCCCTCCACCAACGGTGTCCCGGTTCTCCCGACCCAGAATTCCCCTATTCCGAACCGTGGCCGGGATGTTCGCGAGTCTTTGAACGCAGTCCGCCTGCGGGGATCATATGCGCATACGAGACAACAGTCTTCCATTGCTTCCAAGAGTGGAGCGGCACAGGCGGCTGCGAGTATCCCAGATCCAGTAGTAGAAGAGCAGAGCAAGACTGCAACCGAGCCCCCCTCGGTCACACAGCAAGAAGCATCAGCAGCCCAGGAACTCTCGGGTGATCAATCTACTGCATCAGAGAAGGATAGCTCTGAGGATACTACCGTTGAGACGCCACAGCTAGGCTTTCCACAGCCACCCGCGGCACCGGCACCCCTTGGGGACGCCGAGTCAGGAAAACCCAAGGCTCCAGTTGTTGAAGCGGTGCCAGAGCCAGAAACGCCGAAGCCAGACCGCCTCGAGCTATCTACGAAAATTTCTACACCTCCGCCAGTCTCTCAATTCGTGGCCGAGCAGCCCTCTCCTGGAAAGGAGTTGACTCTCTTCTTGCAGTACAAGAGCAAAATCAAAAAGTATGTCATTCCAGAAGGCGCTGCAGAGCTCACTATTGGGCGGCTGCAGTTGGCTTTCATTGAGAAATTCGCATGGAACACACACAACAACGGGGCAGACTTGCCTGAGATCTACGTCCAAGATCCGATTTCGGGAATTCGACATGAGCTAGAAGACTTGAGCGATGTCAAAGACCGCTCGGTCCTCGTTCTAAATGTTGACACCCTGGACGAGGTCAAGAAACATTTCGACGACGGCTTTGGCAGCGTGCGGCTCCTGTTTGAGGGCGTCAAAGAGGCTCTTGCCGGGCAAGGGACCGTCATTCAACGCGTCTCGGACCGGCAGCTTGAAGCGGCGAAAGAAATGGCTCGCTTGTCGGTCGCGCCCCCGGTCTCGGTCACCGCTCCTCCCGCTCTCGGTGACAGGCGAACAGCTCCAATCGCAGGAAGCGGCAGTCAGGTTGCAGAACTTCAGAGCCTTCGTCGCGATCTTGCTGTCTTGCGGCAGACTTATTCCAATTTCACATCTGACATTACGAGCTCAATGAGTTCCGTGCGGGCCAAGGCAAGCAAGGTCAAGAATtctgccgaggaggctgctATCCCGACGTTCGAAGGTGATGCCGGTCGAGCCCGTGTCAATACAGGCAAAAAGGAGCTCGCCAAGGAATCGGAGCGGCTTGTCGCTCGTGTGGATGATCTCCAAGACCTGGTGGAGGATCTCCGCAAGGATGTAGTCACAAGAGGCGTGCGGCCCTTGCCCAGGCAATTGGAAGGTGTCAGCCGAGATGTGAGCAATGTCatgaaggagatcaagaagatgcAAGATTTCCTGAGCCGCGAGAAGCCCATCTGGACCAAgatctgggagaaggaaCTGCAAATGGTCTGTGAGGAACGTGACCAGCTTACCATGCAAGAGGACCTTGCCGCCGACTTGCAGGACGACCTCGAGAAAGCAGCCCAAACATTTGCATTGGTGGAGCAGGCCACCAAAGAGCAGGCGCAGAGCAACGTCAATGGCGGCGCCGGCACCCCCGCCGCACGTTCCGCCTCCCGAACTCTGGGGATCGATCCGACAATTGACCCCATGAAAGCCAAAGACGGCGTCCTCGGCGAGGTCCGCGCCTTGCAGCCTAATCATGAGAGCCGGGTGGAGGCTATCGAGCGAGCAGAAAAGGCCCGGAAGAAGGAACTCGAGAATCGGCGAATCGGTCTCTTCCAGAAGGAACTCGGGAATTTCGTCCAAGAGGgcaagctg